A window of the Drosophila simulans strain w501 chromosome 2L, Prin_Dsim_3.1, whole genome shotgun sequence genome harbors these coding sequences:
- the LOC6731315 gene encoding menin, with the protein MSTITRSASASPMALNGVIDASLFPLKSTADVINLFRRALTSGIEPDLTLLSIVVGYIELSLTTGETAAQAAQAAAAAVAAGDISQATTGGNDIIMGNSVPFPVVTHELIAGLYKKFQTILSVVEKPKPHRQATREVIKKVSDVIWNSLIRSSYKDRAHLQNLYSYLSGNKLDCFGVALAVVAGCQLLGYKDVRLAISEDHAWVVFGQKRVETIEVTWHGKGSEDKRGQDIRPGIESGSWLYLGGLAVVCERGMEVAAICAALNISLTSNSDCVEVAELQQQLLWLLYDLGHLKRYPMALGTLGELEEIHRTHPSISCEQLYREAIESARTHYRNHHVYPYTYQGNYYNRLLKYRDAFAAWANAADVIRLYTYQCRDDEEIYKELLDIANELIPYVMKTESSGHSARSILRDSEVFANLLRFYDGICQWEEDSLTPILHIGWAKPLVNNITKFDYDIRSQVVIKLPEDLEAEQAKAELARAEQEAKEAKESKEAAGSEALEGNNNRLVTKEEKSKNSELPTTLADLTAACGEKILNPDFLLQGGGQPFADQKQQPSGGESDNAELHNNNNNSNSNNNNNNHNADKKEPAATTTNPTTTSNGSGTSVQLPASSEASNAGQAQSQVQINDQLGKPQHKEAKKEETSDDYDPFEIMLKRPVITLYSQKMKGLKDLLLAEKLNTHAISLQVTAQSVASRKVRGVEKQSATISATITAISSSSGDSVLSGVGGGGGSGSAVTGGASLASSSLGGDSIAASRPKRTRRE; encoded by the exons ATGTCCACGATTACCAGAAGCGCTAGTGCGAGTCCCATGGCGCTGAACGGCGTCATCGATGCCAGCCTGTTTCCGCTGAAGTCCACGGCCGATGTTATCAATCTGTTCCGTCGCGCTCTAACCTCTGGAATCGAGCCTGATCTCACCCTGCTCTCCATCGTCGTTGGCTACATCGAGCTGTCTTTGACGACGGGAGAGACTGCTGCGCAGGCCGCTCAAGCCGCCGCGGCCGCAGTCGCAGCAGGTGACATTAGTCAGGCGACGACAG GTGGAAATGACATCATCATGGGCAACAGCGTCCCGTTTCCAGTTGTTACCCACGAACTGATCGCCGGCCTGTATAAGAAGTTCCAGACGATCCTGTCGGTGGTCGAGAAGCCCAAGCCCCACCGCCAGGCCACCCGCGAGGTGATCAAGAAGGTGTCGGATGTGATCTGGAACTCGCTGATCCGCAGCAGCTACAAGGATCGGGCTCACCTGCAAAACCTCTACAGCTATCTGTCCGGCAACAAGTTGGACTGTTTCGGAGTCGCGCTGGCTGTGGTAGCGGGTTGCCAGTTGCTCGGCTACAAGGACGTGCGACTGGCCATCTCCGAGGATCATGCCTGGGTGGTATTCGGCCAAAAGCGCGTGGAGACAATCGAAGTGACATGGCATGGCAAAGGAAGCGAGGATAAGCGGGGGCAGGATATTCGTCCCGGTATCGAATCCGGATCCTGGCTCTACTTGG GTGGCCTGGCTGTGGTTTGCGAGCGTGGCATGGAAGTGGCGGCCATCTGTGCCGCTCTGAATATTTCATTGACCTCGAACAGTGACTGCGTGGAGGTGGCAGAGCTccaacagcagctgctgtGGCTACTCTACGATTTGGGCCACCTCAAACGCTATCCCATGGCCCTGGGCACTCTCGgcgagctggaggagattcATCGGACGCATCCCAGCATCAGTTGCGAGCAGTTATATCGCGAGGCTATAGAGTCGGCGAGGACCCACTACCGGAACCATCACGTATATCCGTATACCTACCAAGGCAACTACTACAATCGATTGCTCAAATACCGCGACGCCTTTGCCGCATGGGCAAATGCGGCGGACGTTATTCGCTTGTATACGTATCAGTGTCGTGATGACGAGGAGATCTACAAGGAGCTGTTGGACATTGCCAACGAGCTCATACCGTACGTGATGAAAACCGAGAGCTCAGGTCATTCGGCGAGAAGTATTCTACGAGATTCTGAGGTTTTCGCCAATTTGCTGCGATTCTACGACGGCATTTGCCAGTGGGAGGAGGATAGCTTGACTCCCATTCTGCACATTGGTTGGGCCAAACCACTGGTGAATAATATCACCAAGTTTGATTACGACATTAGGTCCCAGGTGGTCATCAAGTTGCCCGAGGATCTGGAGGCGGAGCAGGCGAAGGCGGAGCTGGCGAGAGCGGAACAGGAAGCCAAGGAGGCTAAGGAGTCGAAGGAAGCTGCAGGATCAGAGGCTTTGGAAGGCAATAACAACAGGCTGGTCACAAAGGAAGAG AAATCCAAGAACTCGGAGCTGCCGACTACCTTGGCCGATTTAACTGCTGCCTGTGGCGAGAAGATTCTCAATCCGGATTTCCTGCTCCAGGGCGGAGGACAGCCGTTCGCCGATCAGAAGCAACAGCCTTCTGGCGGCGAATCCGATAATGCAGAACtccacaataacaacaataacagcaacagcaataacaacaacaacaaccacaatgCGGACAAAAAGGAGCCCGCAGCGACCACAACTAACCCAACAACCACAAGCAATGGCAGCGGCACCTCTGTCCAGTTGCCCGCGTCTAGTGAGGCCAGCAACGCTGGCCAAGCACAATCCCAGGTTCAAATAAATGACCAACTGGGAAAACCACAGCACAAAGAAGCTAAAAAAGAGGAGACAAGCGACGACTACGATCCCTTCGAGATAATGCTCAAACGGCCAGTCATCACCTTGTACAGCCAAAAGATGAAGGGCCTGAAGGATCTGCTGCTGGCCGAGAAGCTGAACACCCACGCTATTTCCCTCCAAGTCACCGCCCAGTCGGTGGCCTCCCGAAAGGTTCGCGGAGTGGAGAAACAATCGGCCACCATTTCAGCCACCATCACTGCAATCTCTTCCAGTTCCGGCGACAGTGTCCTGAGCGGAGTCGGTGGCGGAGGTGGCAGTGGCTCAGCAGTCACCGGTGGAGCGTCCTTGGCATCATCGTCCCTAGGAGGAGATTCAATAGCCGCATCACGCCCAAAAAGAACGCGTCGCGAGTAA
- the LOC6731316 gene encoding uncharacterized protein LOC6731316 produces MELSYPKTTNPCTTKAKRVTASKYDVVSVKTLLMFINSKLDCQLRGIGDLKTGAVYCQLMHRLFPESIQIQKVKFYTNAIVDFQLNYRLLNNCFEKLSVTVYMPVHELTLGQNQVVFCNWMYKFYEANDNGNEYDAKKVRKGSPIGFDNSHMAACFSNRSSTYSIHKCQSLVFNYGKKPARFERQNSLDDLSSRPGIFKSIRRENPEPQQRKNIEEPSQFLAESKHVSLPSDSEDELELKARRRYLLDRFLKMLTKSKNDELTDTVAPSKTSEIPIPKPEIRQLKRKYALCDKYEQDQRSNLSSIDKLQLQLQNLQIDKERLGNKLSRVEYILKKCAYNPAKAVLNLNKLILNNHPQTAKVYPRKADTVNDEGLTTKEEFKSCTAFSRQELKYCNTTSLSSEDDEQIRRCKLRLK; encoded by the coding sequence ATGGAACTTTCGTACCCAAAGACCACTAATCCGTGTACCACAAAAGCGAAAAGGGTAACAGCGAGCAAATACGATGTAGTCTCCGTGAAGACCCTGCTGATGTTTATAAACAGCAAACTGGATTGCCAATTGCGGGGCATTGGGGATCTTAAAACAGGAGCTGTATACTGCCAACTGATGCACAGACTCTTCCCCGAGTCGATACAAATTCAAAAGGTCAAGTTTTATACGAACGCCATCGTCGACTTCCAGTTAAATTACCGGTTACTGAACAATTGCTTTGAAAAACTAAGTGTAACGGTTTATATGCCGGTGCATGAGCTAACTTTGGGACAAAATCAAGTGGTCTTCTGCAATTGGATGTACAAGTTCTATGAAGCGAACGACAACGGGAACGAATACGATGCCAAAAAGGTGAGAAAAGGATCACCAATCGGGTTTGACAACAGTCATATGGCAGCCTGTTTCTCCAATCGAAGCAGCACCTATTCTATTCACAAATGTCAGTCGTTGGTCTTTAATTATGGCAAAAAACCCGCCAGATTCGAGAGGCAAAACAGCCTTGATGATCTATCATCTAGACCGGGCATCTTTAAGAGTATTCGGCGGGAGAATCCAGAACCACAGCAGAGAAAGAATATCGAAGAGCCCTCGCAATTCCTTGCCGAGAGCAAGCACGTTTCTCTGCCTTCGGATAGCGAAGATGAGTTGGAACTAAAAGCCCGTAGACGATATTTGCTAGATCGGTTTTTGAAAATGCTCACTAAGAGTAAGAATGATGAGTTGACTGACACAGTCGCACCGTCAAAAACCTCGGAGATTCCAATACCAAAGCCAGAAATCAGGCAATTAAAGCGTAAATACGCTCTATGCGACAAGTATGAGCAGGATCAGCGATCCAATCTTAGTTCCATCGACAAACTACAATTACAGTTACAAAACTTACAGATTGATAAGGAAAGGCTGGGCAACAAGTTGTCACGTGTGGAGTACATATTAAAGAAATGCGCTTATAATCCAGCAAAAGCTGTTCTGAACTTAAACAAATTGATATTGAACAACCATCCTCAAACGGCAAAAGTGTATCCTCGTAAAGCGGATACAGTTAATGATGAAGGATTAACCACGAAAGAAGAATTCAAGTCTTGCACGGCATTTTCTCGTCAGGAGTTAAAATACTGCAATACGACGAGCCTAAGTTCGGAAGACGATGAGCAAATACGAAGATGCAAACTAAGGTTAAAATAA